The genomic window ggtTGTAGTACCGATTAATtcctggagtcaacccatttcaaggtggccaccacagcaaagcagatTTACCATAcgcaaaaatgacaaaaactaacCCAATTTCTCAAATACTGAcatgaaatttggtgtggtaggagctgaaaCTTATCTCCAACGCTTATGATGGgtgctaacagattgttttAAGATATTTGTTAGCAGATTGATGTATTGAGACCTGCAACTCATGCACATGTGTTGAGTTTTGTGCCCTGCAGTAGAGTAGCGCTCATGGTCACTGAATTGTACGTGCATGGGCCGTTCAATGCGCATGTGGAGCGTAATACACGCTCGTGCTACACATTTGGTGTAAATTTGACGCCATACaactgatcaatgttatttcatagttaccaatggcaaccacggagaaaagagCGATGAAACTAAATTTCACTGAGGCAGAAATTGATGATGTTTGTGAGTGAAGTGAagaacagaattttttttttttttgggagcCGCAGTAGTggcattacaaataaaaggaagtgcTGTGAGTGACAACACGTCGTTcccactgttaattcagtgagtgggacagagaggaccgggctgaggtggagaaaaggtggtcagattttagagtggaggcaaaaaagcaaCTAACTGACCACCGCCAGAGTatgtcagctacaggtggggGTGAAGGCGTACCGAACTGACACCATTTGAAAGAAGGGCAGACGGCGTCGTGCTGAAAAGGGatggtctgccaaaaactgattGGGTGAGCCCCAGCGAGGCAGCACGCACAGgtgtgagcggtattaaagCGTGCCTCCTCTGCACTCTGGGGCTTTGAAAAGGGGAAACAATAAacagtcatcactgactgtattgctttcagctaagctagcaacgtgccttaactcttctgcagctttctgagacatctctgctagaCTTCGCTTCCTCTCAAATTaggcgttctcctgaaacggccgagagcgcaggcatgaacaatcaggcccggtcccaatacttgcCCTTCCACCCTccttccaccctcgtgtccttcaaatctGCGTTCATGCTTAAGGGTTTGAGTGTACGGCCCAGAGGTGCAAGTCGAagacgtaacctgtactgtcccaattctccaatgtctgcatgcttgtaacctgcgcacacgaacccttctgtgcacttcgactgagtacacacttcatagaggggcggaGGGTGGAGGgcaagtattgggaccgggcctcaatctgcacatggatcctgctccttcctgtttgttgaccaaaaggagaggagctggaccaagaggGGCAGCCCACCTTATTTGCATAATGAGACAGAAATGCATACAGTgaagtagtgctgggcgatatggaaaaaatcctatatcacgatatagataattttatatcacgataacgatatatatcatgatataccccaattacgtacgttggcagttattctctgaaaaatatgaaaaaaaaatctaatttcttacctttttcaagctttatttcgaagtgatatttaactgaactttcacaaatgagatctgctgcaatttagtgcagcaatatatatgtacctgttacgacgtaacagtatcaaatgataAAAGACTCGATTATCTTCGGCctgctatagtttcacttttcgcaacttttCCCGTCTCTTTTTCAACTTGTTTGatcttgcactttttggattgttaaatattctttttcgttgttcttctttaagtgatagaagaggtttgttgtgttggcgtcagatgagaaaacagtctaatagcagagttagcattagcattagcagagttagcattagcattagcagagttagcatattacctttttctgctccgtgtcggactttttgaaccaaatcacagacgtccccctggttttggtaaaagtctttcttcttgggctgcctgctagctgtctctacttgtNNNNNNNNNNNNNNNNNNNNNNNNNNNNNNNNNNNNNNNNNNNNNNNNNNNNNNNNNNNNNNNNNNNNNNNNNNNNNNNNNNNNNNNNNNNNNNNNNNNNNNNNNNNNtccatctttcagcacttatggtgaaaacaccgcgccgcacagaaagccgctgccgtaaagcatgtcgcaaacccacacgtaaagcagcgtcatgtcgcaaaacggaggttcttcgcaaaatagttattttttcttcttatttatcactcatataaactgaatgtatgcaaagtgacaacactaatacattcgtcgtagcctacgttatgaaatatttacatgaatcattgatacaattacgatagaaacgacagaaacgacAGAaatgatagagacgatagaagaaaatatatcacgatagacacttttctatcgtccccacgatatgtatcgttatatcgcccagcactatggtgaagtaaaaagaaaagatggaaaaatgtaaaaacaacacatggacataaaaaaaatttttggcaaaaaattaattaattaaaaagacaaaaatgcatctataaggaaaagaaaaaacaaaaataatatgtatttttaaaaacagtacaatttaaattgtgtgcttaaaaatgtaatttgttggaactaaactgaaaaaacaagaatgtcaattaaattacaaaacatGGGGTAAAGTTCTCCCTTTTAAAATCAATTGGTGCATTTTAAGTGTattaatgaatttatttggcctttctgcttttatttttaattatgtcagttttggtcctccataTACAAGTGCCTCTAGTTTAGAATGTTATCAGTACCTATTTTGAGTCAACTCTGTGTGTctgagtttaaatgaaacttccaggaaacaGTCATTTGATGAATATCTACAGCTGAATTTTTGAGCCATCCCAATTTaagaaaatttaagaaaatCGACACTAGTCAATACAACAACTGCAGTAACTTTACAATTTTATAGATTATTGAACTAAAACTTAATGTGGTGGTAGCATGCTCTGAGCAAGAACACtcacaatgttgcatgagatcatctatgactttattttcaaggtttgaccataacagctacaactcagtatCTCAACATCatatgatctcagtctaaaactgtggcatgaaaggcggcgggtgatatgcatcccttcaaggaatgctaggctctttttgtttctgttgtataaaattataaatgggactttgttttgtttcagtgaaaTTTCAAACACTGCATATTAGTGTGTATGAGAGCATCTAATGCAGACTCAGGCTCGAGAAGCAGgcaggtaaaaactaaatgaataaatatttaacagatacatcagagggaaaaaatacaaaaacaaaagacaaaccgAGATGGTGATTGAAATTTATCAGGAATATTACAGTGGAAAACACACTGAAACTGACCCgaataaatgaaggaaaaaggtccaaacaggaagtaaagtcACTATCAGGAAACACTTGTGTGAAGTGGCCCCAAAGATGGGTCCATCTGTAAGTTGTCTCTGATTGTTTCCAAATCCCTAATGAAACCGGCCTGGTCTCTCAGACACGCCAGCTTTCCCAGCTGAGCCAAGCATCGCAGAGCTAAAACAggcatggagcagaactcagaattaaaacacaaatgcaaatactattactactactgCCTTGTAACATCACATATTGCTTCATAATGATTATATTATAGACATAATAGTACTTAATATAAgaaaaaattaacattatttttatttcgatgcacagataaaaataagaagacagaagtgaacatgttgacagtcacagattttaaaccaatatttttaaagaaggtTTTACTAAATATATGTTCTTTAAACCTTAAAGCTGACACTGGAGAGACAAAGTAGAGAACATTTAACCTGTTTCTGTTCCTACATCATCCTGTTCAGGGTGCAAGGAAGGTGGTTCCTTTCTCAAGCAGcgagggggtggggggctgtaaatcctggacaggtcactgGTCCATCACAGGAAAACGGAACATAAAGATCTAAACAAGGTTACCACtgtaaaaagaaagcagaatgTCACTGATCTAAACAGCAACAAGAATCCTTCCTGACTGTTTGTGCTTCTGAGCAGGAATGTTTCCCCTCTGATGCGGGAGACTAACGTACTGGGATCATGATGAAAACAGGGAAGTTGATGAGGCCCAGTTCTGGAGCGTGGCCCTGTGTAAATGTGCTTGTTGTActgctcagtttgtttgtgttaaagacGGCCCTCCAGCCTAAACCAAACACTGAACGACTCCAGTGGGAGGAGCCATCCTGCTGTCAGccctggtgtgtgtgtctgagtgtgtgtgtgtttaaaatagtGAGAACacctaatcaacattaaccaacacaaaaaggacCATAACTCGACTGGTTTTACAAATATAGAGCTAATATTTGATTTAGTACTAGGTGAGAATCATTTGAACTGTACAAGAAGTGTAAAAAGATTGAAGATCAAATGAAATGataaagctgctgctggtggcttgttatggtcaccatggtaaccacataGCTGtatctgtcactccctgacttcTAAGGTAATGAAAAATAAGTCTCAAATAAACAGTTGCTGTGTGAAAAGTCACATCTTAAAGGTTCTTGAATTGTGAGCGACAGAAAACTCTGATCATcacagttgtgtgtttttatgtttctacagtgttttatttaggaGATATAACTTTCTGagatttctttaaactttgaatgatgtttttactgtgaagtatgtctgagctacagagccTCAAACGGGGATGGCTTTTCACCAAAATCTCATTGCTCtccatcatttttgtttctctcattGTTTTCTACAAATTTTGTCTATGTTGTGGGATGTAACtctaccaaaagtcagagcacatTATGTATGATAAAGCCACATGTTTTGGTGtataatttgtatgttttatttcaaagctgagagagagaaattatgggacaaacattttgaacataATAGTAATAAAGCTACTTTAATGCTAATGTATTGGCAGTCTTAATAAACCCAAACCATCATAATAATAACCAGATATCAATCTGATTAGcatcattgttattattatccTCTTCAGGTTAGAACCATAACCCCAGGCTCTGTCAGCTCGTACTGAAACTCTTCTTCTATTCAGCTGTAGTTTCACTTAATGAAATGGATTTTTCTTTGGATAATATGaagtataaaataaattctTGAAGTGAATGAAGGAGTAGAGGGATTGTTTCATTTTCTACCCTGTGTCACCCTGCTGTGTTCTAGGTTACCTTCAGGAGGCCTACCTGTGGACCAAGCAGGTGCTGTCCATCATGGAGAAGTCCATGGTCCTTCTGCAGGATGTGACGGATGGCTCGCTATATGAGGGCGTGGCCTATGGGACCTACACCACCCGTTCTCTGTTCCAGTACATGTTCCTGGTGCAGCGCCACTTCTCCATTGGACACTTCGCCCACCCCTGGCTGCGCCATCATTTCTCCTTTCTGTACAGAACCATCCTGCCTGGTAACCATTACACCACCTACTGGACCTGGACCTTTCTGGGTCCTGTCCCACACTTGTTTCCTGGGCTCATGTCTGCCTGGCTGCCTGTAGAGCAGCTCCTGCTCCTGGGTAATGTGGGGTGTGTTCTCCTGGATTGTGTTCTGATGCCTGCAGGGACTGAAGGTGCCCTGGCAGTTCTGTCAGTGGGGAGGAGGGGCAGCGGGGCTGCTTTCAGACGAGTTGCAGCCTGGTGTGCTGCACCTACAAAGCTCCTGTAATGACTTGGTTCTGAGAAACAACATTCTCCTATTCTGAAGTGttcctgttcagacctggcactGTTGGTGGATTTAGTTGGCAGTCAACTCTGATTAAAAGTGTTCACACCAGGCAGTAAAAGGTTTTGCAATCAGGTGTCAGTTACCCGCTCTTTAggcagatacacacacagccatGTCACACAGCAAGCTATCAGATCAGTGTGACAGCAGGTCTGAAAAATGACAATACATTCAGATCGGTCTTCATTTTGacagaacattttaattcagttttagtctTCCTAAAACATGTCACGATTGGATTATGCTTCAGGGGGTGTAAATGGCAGTATAAAATTGTTATGAGCATCCATGATGACTTGCATGCAGTTCTTACTGGAACTTCTTTAGGATCCAGAAGCGTTTTAtacttcagttttagttttttgatttgtgtgtgagtgttttagTTGTCCTGTTTTCTCATTGTTTGatgatattttctgtttctgttctcacCAGGATTTCAGAGGACTGTAGCCATCGCAGATTCCAACTACAACTGGTTCTACGGACCAGAGAGCCAGCTGGTCTTCTTGGACCGCTACGTGTTGCGTAATGGCAGTGGAAACTGGTTGGCAGATCTAATTCATCAGAACAGAGTTACAGAAGGAGCGGGACAGGCCGGGAAAGGCCAGAGATGGTGCACTCTGCACACAGAGTTTATCTGGTAACAAGCAgaaaatcatctgttttttaattattggaacatgtctttatttgtttttaaccagtCCTGTTGCTTTTCTGCGTGTAGCTTATGACAAAAAGGAtagattattattttctgtcGGTGGTCTCGTGAGCAAGTTTGAGGCTCGCCATTATAGGATGGCAAGAAATTATGGCTTCTTGGAAGTCAATTACAATTCCTTGAGAAAGTCTTCATTCCCTTTAAACTTTTTCACATTTCGTCACGCTTCGGTCACAAACTTccaagtattttactgggattttatgtaaTAGACCAAAAGTTgtgaagtggaaagaaaataatacaTGATTAATTGCAtttcacacttttcagatttttatttatacaacatATCAAAAaccattttccttccacttcacaattctgcactactttgtgttgatttatcacataaaatcccagtaaaacaCTTAAATATTCTTCAGTAatacagacagcagcagcctcTCCAGCACAAAATCCTTCCAGCTTCTAGAAGAACATAAATCTGGAAAATAACTTTTGGATGTGGTGATGGTTTGAATTTTCAGCATCTAAACTATTTGTTCAATGAATTTCAGGTGTTTGGTGTCAGCTCACTGATTTATTGTCCAGTCCTTGCAGTCCTTCTCTGATAAAGAACTCTGAATTAGGTTGTCTGTCTGAATTagttttctgatattttttctCCTGCAATGCAGGTATGACCCTGGCCTGATGCCCAAACCCCCACCAGACTTTGGGACTTCTCAGCTCCACCACTTTGAGGACTGGGGTGTAGTCACTTATGGCAGCGCTTTGCCTTCGGACactaacagctcctttctgtcCTTCAAGTCTGGCAAATTGGGGGGACGTGCCATCTTTGATGCAGTTCACAAGAACAAGTACAAAGAGTGGATCAAGGGCTGGAGAAACTTTAATGCTGGTCACGAGCACCCTGATCAGAACACATTCACCTTTGCACCCAATGGTGTCCCGTTCATCACAGAGGCGCTGTATGGACCCAAGTACACTCTGTTGAACAATGCGGTGTTGTTTGGTGCGGCCCTCGCAGGGAACTGCTTTGAGCCTTGGGTCGGACAGGTCACAGAGGCCTGTGACTCCAAGTGGCTGAAGTACAAGGTGGGCCTCGCTGCCGATGCTCAGGGCCAAGTAGAAGCTGCTCTGAAGAGAGACAAGATGGTCTTCATTCGAGGCGAGGCACATTCTGCTTATAATCCAGCCCTGAAGATCAGGAACTTCCAGAGGAACCTGCTCCTACTTAACCCACAGCTCCTGGTTCTGGTAGACCACATCCATCTGGAACCAGACAGCCCAGCCAGGGCCATGAGTGCCTTCTTTCACAACACAGAGTTGCCTTTCCAGAGCACAAAGGTAGATGGTGTTTATGGAGCATTTGTAACTCATGGGGAGGATAAATATAAGATGTTCTGGATGGATGACACAAACTCCAGCAATAAAGGGAGGGTGGGTTACTGGACTTACCCTCGAGGGTACCCCTATAATGGCTCTAACTATGTGAATGTCACAATGCCACTGAGGTACCCGCACACAAGAGTGGCCTACATTTTCTTTGGACCAGACATGGACATACAAAGCTTCAGCCTACGGGGGGACGATCAGAGAGTGGATGTTTACCTTGCCACCAAGGACCACACCTACACTATCTACCTGCTGACTGGAGAAGTCCCCAGCAAGCCTCTGTTTGCCATGGTGCTGCTGGACCACAAGAAGATTGTATTTGAGAGGGAAGCGGCTGTGGTGGATAAATCACCCAAGGAGGTAGAAGAATATGTCAATGTGATGGAGGACAACCTCCAGCATGTAAAACCGGTCTTCCAGCAGATGGAGAGGCACATCCTGGGACGGGTCCTCAACACTGCCACCTTCCGTAAGACTGCAGAGCGCCTCCTCCAGTTCTCTGACAAGAAGAAGACGGAGGAGGTCATTGAAAAAATGTTTGCTATGTCTAAGAAACAGAACAAGGGTAAAGGAGGGAAAAGGGTGAACCTTGGGGAGAAGCTTTCTGAGAATCTGCCAGACATTTTTGCACAGATTGAGTTCAATGAAAAGAAGGAGAGACAGAGGACTTCAAAGCGGACATATGAGGACAGTCCAGAGGAAGGAGATGCAGATTCACGGGCCTTTATGGATTATACAGATGGTCGCAAGAACAGGAAGGGGGCCTTTGTCAAGGGCCGCCGATTTAAGGAGGTTCACATGGTGACCACAGCAAGGAGTGAAAGGGTCTCTGGTACAGCGTCCTACATCAGACTGTTCCTCCTCTTGAACACGGCCACTTTCTTTTTACTGCTGGCTGTGCTGCTCACCCGCTTTCAGAGGGGTCCAAGTCTGCACACACAGAGATGTTTC from Kryptolebias marmoratus isolate JLee-2015 linkage group LG17, ASM164957v2, whole genome shotgun sequence includes these protein-coding regions:
- the dse gene encoding dermatan-sulfate epimerase isoform X2; this encodes MYEKSYIRGWGFQYLHNHQPTNCVALLTGSLVYMTQGYLQEAYLWTKQVLSIMEKSMVLLQDVTDGSLYEGVAYGTYTTRSLFQYMFLVQRHFSIGHFAHPWLRHHFSFLYRTILPGFQRTVAIADSNYNWFYGPESQLVFLDRYVLRNGSGNWLADLIHQNRVTEGAGQAGKGQRWCTLHTEFIWYDPGLMPKPPPDFGTSQLHHFEDWGVVTYGSALPSDTNSSFLSFKSGKLGGRAIFDAVHKNKYKEWIKGWRNFNAGHEHPDQNTFTFAPNGVPFITEALYGPKYTLLNNAVLFGAALAGNCFEPWVGQVTEACDSKWLKYKVGLAADAQGQVEAALKRDKMVFIRGEAHSAYNPALKIRNFQRNLLLLNPQLLVLVDHIHLEPDSPARAMSAFFHNTELPFQSTKVDGVYGAFVTHGEDKYKMFWMDDTNSSNKGRVGYWTYPRGYPYNGSNYVNVTMPLRYPHTRVAYIFFGPDMDIQSFSLRGDDQRVDVYLATKDHTYTIYLLTGEVPSKPLFAMVLLDHKKIVFEREAAVVDKSPKEVEEYVNVMEDNLQHVKPVFQQMERHILGRVLNTATFRKTAERLLQFSDKKKTEEVIEKMFAMSKKQNKGKGGKRVNLGEKLSENLPDIFAQIEFNEKKERQRTSKRTYEDSPEEGDADSRAFMDYTDGRKNRKGAFVKGRRFKEVHMVTTARSERVSGTASYIRLFLLLNTATFFLLLAVLLTRFQRGPSLHTQRCFYSILLIDCFILLFLYSSCSHTQC
- the dse gene encoding dermatan-sulfate epimerase isoform X1 — its product is MRTHTRGAPTVFFISLLWPLLTPAPAAEIDPSGGIPFMGGNYDGHPMLYFGRGDVEELQYAAAGTHRDMARRIREAGETMLEHPEEYLPPWSPADFSARWNEVYGNNLGVLAMFCLLYPHRAGALDLAKDYMERMAAQPSWLVKDAPWDEVPLAHSLVGFATAYDFLYEYLNKGQQEHFLQVIGNASRLMYEKSYIRGWGFQYLHNHQPTNCVALLTGSLVYMTQGYLQEAYLWTKQVLSIMEKSMVLLQDVTDGSLYEGVAYGTYTTRSLFQYMFLVQRHFSIGHFAHPWLRHHFSFLYRTILPGFQRTVAIADSNYNWFYGPESQLVFLDRYVLRNGSGNWLADLIHQNRVTEGAGQAGKGQRWCTLHTEFIWYDPGLMPKPPPDFGTSQLHHFEDWGVVTYGSALPSDTNSSFLSFKSGKLGGRAIFDAVHKNKYKEWIKGWRNFNAGHEHPDQNTFTFAPNGVPFITEALYGPKYTLLNNAVLFGAALAGNCFEPWVGQVTEACDSKWLKYKVGLAADAQGQVEAALKRDKMVFIRGEAHSAYNPALKIRNFQRNLLLLNPQLLVLVDHIHLEPDSPARAMSAFFHNTELPFQSTKVDGVYGAFVTHGEDKYKMFWMDDTNSSNKGRVGYWTYPRGYPYNGSNYVNVTMPLRYPHTRVAYIFFGPDMDIQSFSLRGDDQRVDVYLATKDHTYTIYLLTGEVPSKPLFAMVLLDHKKIVFEREAAVVDKSPKEVEEYVNVMEDNLQHVKPVFQQMERHILGRVLNTATFRKTAERLLQFSDKKKTEEVIEKMFAMSKKQNKGKGGKRVNLGEKLSENLPDIFAQIEFNEKKERQRTSKRTYEDSPEEGDADSRAFMDYTDGRKNRKGAFVKGRRFKEVHMVTTARSERVSGTASYIRLFLLLNTATFFLLLAVLLTRFQRGPSLHTQRCFYSILLIDCFILLFLYSSCSHTQC